Proteins from a genomic interval of Argonema galeatum A003/A1:
- a CDS encoding serine hydrolase, whose product MTFFRKDQQLEKLGNQILEATWGEFPDLARNQIALTWIVYDPPVPVNTGGALSPQAFWNHEVRGFSYRGRDRIYPASIVKLFYLVAVFEWLEKGMIQTSAELERAIRDMIIDSSNDATSLVVDVLTGTTSGPELSHGPFQTWQLQRNIVNRYFHSLGWPELEPINVNQKTWCDGPYGRERVFLGELMENRNMLTTNATARLLHSIIGGVAVSSKGSQAMMTLMKRSLNPADLATDDENQVTGFLGGGLPQDTQLWSKAGWTSQVRHDAAYIEILGKQPYLLAVFTEGRAHSKNKAILPFVSQQVAAAVGDADANDI is encoded by the coding sequence ATGACTTTTTTCCGCAAAGACCAACAACTTGAAAAGCTAGGCAATCAAATCTTAGAGGCAACTTGGGGGGAATTTCCAGATTTAGCCCGCAACCAGATAGCCCTCACCTGGATTGTCTACGATCCGCCCGTACCTGTAAACACGGGCGGAGCCCTCAGTCCGCAAGCCTTTTGGAATCACGAAGTCCGAGGTTTTAGCTATCGTGGGCGCGATCGCATTTACCCCGCAAGCATCGTAAAACTGTTCTACCTCGTAGCAGTATTCGAGTGGTTAGAAAAAGGCATGATCCAGACATCAGCCGAATTGGAAAGAGCCATTCGCGACATGATTATCGATTCGAGCAACGACGCCACCAGTCTGGTTGTAGATGTCTTGACCGGCACGACCAGCGGCCCAGAATTGTCCCACGGCCCTTTTCAAACCTGGCAGTTACAGCGTAACATCGTCAACCGCTACTTTCACTCCTTGGGTTGGCCGGAGTTAGAGCCAATCAACGTTAACCAAAAAACCTGGTGCGATGGCCCCTACGGACGAGAGAGGGTCTTCCTGGGAGAATTAATGGAAAATCGCAATATGCTGACGACTAACGCCACAGCGCGTCTCCTACACAGCATTATTGGCGGGGTAGCAGTATCTTCAAAAGGGTCGCAAGCCATGATGACTCTGATGAAACGCAGCCTTAACCCAGCCGATTTAGCGACAGACGACGAAAATCAGGTAACGGGTTTTCTGGGCGGTGGCTTACCCCAGGATACCCAACTGTGGTCGAAAGCAGGGTGGACTAGCCAAGTCCGCCACGACGCTGCTTATATCGAGATACTGGGCAAGCAACCCTATCTGTTAGCGGTATTTACAGAAGGAAGGGCGCACAGTAAAAATAAAGCGATTTTGCCTTTTGTCTCGCAGCAAGTCGCTGCCGCAGTGGGGGACGCCGACGCTAACGATATCTGA
- the tnpA gene encoding IS200/IS605 family transposase codes for MQDKYRRRLTSVTLIRYHFVWIPARRKKVLVGGIAERLKQLLTDKCIELDCSIVAMEIMPDHVHLLIDAPPNLAPDQIMFRLKGFTAFQLRKEYPQLKKIPSLWTRSYFCGTVGNASEETVRKYIENQNT; via the coding sequence ATGCAAGACAAATACAGGCGCAGACTTACATCAGTAACGCTTATTAGATACCATTTTGTATGGATTCCAGCTAGACGCAAAAAGGTACTGGTTGGAGGTATTGCAGAACGGCTAAAACAATTATTAACAGACAAGTGTATTGAGTTAGACTGTTCTATTGTGGCAATGGAAATTATGCCAGATCATGTGCATTTACTGATTGATGCACCCCCTAACTTAGCTCCAGACCAGATTATGTTTAGACTTAAGGGGTTTACGGCGTTTCAATTGAGGAAAGAATACCCACAGCTTAAGAAAATTCCTTCTCTTTGGACTCGCAGTTACTTCTGCGGGACTGTTGGGAATGCTTCTGAGGAAACAGTGAGAAAATATATAGAGAACCAAAATACCTGA
- a CDS encoding RNA-guided endonuclease InsQ/TnpB family protein produces the protein MQVILSYKYKLNPNKQQSGKLTQWLDLLRANYNWCLRDRIDGWHQQYICGHYCDLRTRATITPLTCSLVRGTQLTNPWKDGCGKAKKEGEKDKSPKRTAALMQDANLQELKIARPWYQSIDIGVLQQIPARVNEAFNKFFSCAGFPKFKRRHDFKSFSYKPGRIKIKGNKIYLPKIGWMRFYNSRSIPDGFEIKTVTVRQKADGWYVSVRIESKSTPDFPAIPDSEIKTITGCDMGLGKLVYLSDGSVIDNPRFATNKHTRRLMRVRQRRVSRKQKGSKNRSKAQAKVNKLHNKSQQKRESYNWNVANKIVKKADAVAVEDLNISGMMKRCKPVKSDPGRFLPNNQSAKRGLNRSIADAGWYGLTQKLEYLAAKSGKRLYRVNPQYTSQTCSKCGHVDKNSRNGEKFICTNCGHIDDANLQAARNVKSKTIKAYGLNIIKRIKSKMVRRDSSEPVQLSLFEVELYERLSDNTLPQKGKQRVGKNPENNVQLSLWDIKSAIS, from the coding sequence ATGCAAGTGATACTCAGCTACAAATACAAACTCAACCCCAATAAGCAGCAGTCTGGTAAGCTAACTCAATGGCTAGATCTGCTAAGAGCCAATTACAATTGGTGCTTGCGGGATAGAATTGATGGCTGGCATCAACAGTACATTTGTGGACACTATTGTGATTTAAGAACTAGAGCCACAATTACCCCCCTAACTTGCAGTCTCGTTAGAGGTACACAACTTACAAACCCTTGGAAGGATGGCTGCGGTAAAGCCAAAAAAGAAGGGGAGAAAGATAAATCGCCTAAACGTACAGCAGCTTTAATGCAAGATGCTAACTTGCAAGAACTGAAAATAGCTAGACCTTGGTATCAAAGTATTGATATTGGAGTTTTACAGCAAATTCCAGCTAGGGTTAACGAAGCCTTTAACAAGTTTTTTTCATGTGCAGGATTTCCTAAGTTTAAGCGCCGTCATGATTTCAAATCTTTCTCTTACAAGCCAGGGAGAATTAAAATTAAGGGTAATAAAATTTATCTACCTAAAATCGGCTGGATGCGATTCTACAATTCGCGTTCTATTCCCGATGGCTTTGAAATTAAGACGGTAACAGTTAGACAAAAAGCTGATGGTTGGTATGTATCGGTAAGAATTGAGTCTAAATCAACGCCCGACTTCCCCGCAATTCCAGACAGTGAAATTAAAACCATTACTGGCTGTGATATGGGATTGGGTAAGTTGGTTTATCTCTCCGATGGGAGTGTTATTGATAACCCGCGATTTGCTACTAATAAACATACCCGCCGTTTGATGCGAGTTAGACAACGGCGAGTCAGTCGCAAACAAAAAGGGAGCAAGAACCGCAGTAAAGCCCAGGCTAAAGTTAACAAACTACACAATAAGAGCCAACAGAAGCGTGAGTCTTATAACTGGAATGTAGCCAATAAAATAGTTAAGAAAGCTGACGCGGTTGCTGTTGAAGATTTAAATATCTCTGGCATGATGAAACGGTGTAAGCCTGTTAAGTCTGATCCTGGTAGATTTTTGCCAAATAATCAATCAGCCAAGCGTGGTTTAAATCGTTCAATAGCCGATGCAGGCTGGTATGGATTAACTCAAAAACTTGAGTATCTGGCGGCGAAGTCAGGAAAGAGGTTGTATCGGGTTAATCCACAATACACCAGCCAGACTTGCAGTAAGTGTGGTCATGTCGATAAAAATAGTCGCAATGGTGAAAAATTTATTTGTACTAATTGCGGACATATTGATGATGCGAATCTACAAGCTGCGAGGAATGTAAAGTCCAAAACAATAAAGGCTTACGGGCTGAATATTATTAAACGAATTAAATCAAAAATGGTACGGCGGGACTCGTCGGAACCAGTACAATTAAGTCTCTTTGAGGTTGAATTGTACGAACGCTTGTCAGATAATACGCTGCCCCAAAAGGGCAAACAGCGTGTGGGCAAGAACCCAGAGAATAATGTTCAATTATCTCTCTGGGATATTAAGAGCGCAATCTCTTAA
- a CDS encoding ABC transporter substrate-binding protein: MSKPAIEKTFKPNKALALAALAFATAACQNTTPNNTGSVTPTPTANSTGATQTTSPTTPAPAASSAKGLKIGSLLPATGDLSAIGQPMIAAVPLLVETVNKCGGVNGKPVTLVSEDDQTDPKAGGAGMTKLAEVDRVAGVVGSFASSVSSAAVDIAARNKVMLISPGSTSPVFTGRAKKGDFQGYWARTAPPDTYQAQALAKLASEKGFKRVSTVVINNDYGVGFEKEFVQAFKKLGGTVVNENKPTRYDPKATTFDTEASAAFAGKPDGVAAVLYAETGSLLLKSAAEQGLSQGVTVMLTDGVYSPDFPGQVGKTSDGKFILSGAIGTVPGANGKALADLTQLWKEKQGKEVSAYVPHSWDAAALLALAAEAAKSNTGEGIKSKIRDVANAPGEEVSDVCKALELVRQGKDINYQGASGNVDIDESGDVVGSYDVWAVKDDGKLAVTGKVSPKY, encoded by the coding sequence ATGAGTAAACCGGCTATAGAGAAAACTTTCAAACCCAACAAGGCTCTTGCTCTTGCGGCTCTAGCTTTTGCTACAGCTGCTTGTCAAAACACCACCCCTAACAATACAGGTTCTGTTACCCCTACCCCCACAGCCAACAGCACAGGTGCTACCCAAACCACCTCACCTACTACCCCAGCCCCAGCAGCCAGCAGTGCTAAGGGACTAAAAATTGGCTCCCTGCTACCAGCTACAGGCGACTTATCTGCGATCGGACAGCCAATGATTGCGGCAGTGCCGTTGTTAGTCGAAACAGTCAACAAGTGCGGCGGCGTCAACGGTAAACCAGTCACCCTAGTTTCTGAAGACGACCAAACCGACCCCAAAGCCGGTGGTGCTGGGATGACCAAGCTAGCAGAAGTAGACAGAGTGGCGGGGGTAGTTGGTTCCTTTGCCAGCAGCGTTTCTAGTGCCGCCGTGGATATTGCCGCACGGAACAAAGTGATGTTAATTTCTCCAGGCAGCACCAGTCCAGTCTTTACCGGACGGGCGAAGAAGGGCGATTTTCAGGGCTATTGGGCACGCACTGCACCTCCCGATACCTATCAGGCACAGGCACTCGCCAAACTGGCCAGCGAAAAAGGCTTCAAGCGCGTTTCCACCGTTGTCATTAATAATGATTACGGGGTCGGCTTTGAAAAAGAATTTGTGCAAGCCTTCAAAAAACTGGGTGGAACTGTTGTCAACGAAAACAAACCTACTCGCTACGACCCCAAGGCAACCACATTTGACACCGAAGCTTCTGCCGCCTTTGCGGGTAAGCCGGACGGCGTAGCTGCCGTTCTCTACGCCGAAACGGGCAGTTTATTGCTTAAGTCTGCCGCCGAACAAGGTTTGAGTCAGGGAGTCACGGTGATGCTGACCGATGGCGTTTATTCCCCAGATTTTCCGGGTCAAGTGGGCAAAACCAGTGATGGCAAGTTTATTCTCTCTGGTGCCATTGGCACTGTTCCGGGTGCCAACGGTAAAGCACTTGCAGATTTGACCCAGCTTTGGAAAGAGAAACAAGGTAAAGAAGTAAGTGCCTATGTTCCCCACTCCTGGGATGCTGCTGCACTTTTGGCGCTTGCGGCAGAAGCTGCTAAATCCAATACAGGCGAAGGCATTAAGAGCAAGATCCGGGATGTAGCCAATGCACCAGGGGAAGAAGTCAGCGATGTCTGTAAGGCTTTGGAGTTAGTGCGACAAGGCAAGGACATTAATTACCAGGGAGCCAGCGGCAACGTGGATATTGATGAAAGCGGCGACGTGGTGGGCAGCTACGATGTTTGGGCGGTCAAAGACGATGGCAAACTGGCGGTTACCGGCAAAGTCAGTCCTAAGTATTGA
- a CDS encoding GumC family protein: protein MIKVWSFCAQQPFQELFMESTESSIGFLQYLLILKRRWLPVSAVFGFVVVLAALNTLQQKPVYEAEAKLLFKKTSPTSSITGLGKEIGEFVPVGDQSNPLNTELEVIRSVPIVQKTISKLKLTDQKGGTLKVKDFLKNFSVSNIRTTDLLTVSYKDKDSTKPATIVNTLIEIYIENNQIINRAETVYAREFIEKQLPNAEASLRQAEVTVRRFKEQNKVVSLPEEAKSAVEVIGELEKNIAEAKSQLADANSQSQTFQNELRMNAQEGLAATSLSQSPAVQDALKEYQQIERQLAVERSRFQETHPVILDLKTKQASLKALLQEQIQQSLGTQKQSANGNLQIGEVKPRLIEEFVKIEAKRRGLASQVYALSNEQAIYKERVNVLPRLEQQQRELESKLQAAQSTYSLLLQKLQEIRIAENQNMGNARIIQTAVVPEEPVASRKALSIVTGVLLGSMFSIATALLLEANDKSIRTVEEARELFGFTLLGVIPYHKKAKKMIGGKRDREQPVLDIVVRDEPESPTSTAYRMLHANLKFLKANKDIKIIVVTSSVPKEGKSTLCANLAVAMAQLGRQVLLVDADMPHPLQHQIWQLPNQVGLSNVLVGQAEAKTAIKEVMVNLEVLTSGVIPANSMALLDSPSIPSLIEKFSAHYDLVIIDAPALNASADALMLGKMADGILLAVRLGVVDLANATFAKEVLEKTGQNVIGQAIGFPKV from the coding sequence ATGATAAAAGTTTGGAGCTTCTGCGCCCAGCAGCCCTTTCAGGAATTATTTATGGAGTCCACAGAATCTTCTATAGGTTTTCTGCAATACTTGCTAATTCTAAAGCGACGTTGGTTGCCAGTCTCAGCTGTTTTTGGATTTGTTGTCGTGCTGGCAGCCCTGAATACGTTACAACAAAAGCCCGTCTATGAAGCAGAAGCAAAACTTTTATTTAAAAAGACAAGTCCTACTTCTTCTATAACAGGATTAGGAAAAGAGATAGGAGAGTTTGTTCCCGTGGGAGATCAAAGTAATCCCCTGAATACGGAGTTAGAGGTAATTCGTTCGGTTCCTATTGTCCAAAAGACTATAAGCAAACTAAAGCTAACAGATCAAAAAGGTGGAACTCTAAAAGTAAAAGACTTTCTGAAAAATTTCAGCGTGTCTAATATCCGGACTACGGATCTTTTGACAGTTTCATACAAAGACAAAGATTCGACGAAGCCAGCAACGATTGTTAATACACTGATAGAGATTTATATAGAGAACAATCAAATTATCAACCGGGCTGAAACAGTATATGCCCGCGAGTTTATTGAGAAACAGTTGCCCAATGCCGAAGCCTCTTTGCGTCAAGCAGAAGTGACTGTGCGCCGATTCAAAGAACAAAACAAAGTTGTGTCTCTCCCAGAAGAAGCCAAATCGGCTGTAGAGGTTATTGGGGAATTAGAAAAAAATATTGCTGAAGCTAAATCTCAATTAGCCGATGCAAATTCCCAGTCCCAAACATTCCAAAACGAATTGCGGATGAATGCACAGGAAGGATTAGCTGCTACCTCTCTCAGCCAGTCTCCCGCAGTACAAGACGCTCTTAAAGAATACCAGCAGATAGAACGCCAGCTAGCAGTCGAGCGAAGCCGCTTCCAGGAAACACACCCAGTAATACTTGACCTAAAAACTAAGCAAGCCTCTTTGAAAGCTCTACTACAAGAACAAATACAACAATCTCTTGGTACTCAGAAACAATCCGCAAATGGAAATTTGCAGATTGGAGAAGTTAAACCAAGACTGATCGAAGAGTTTGTCAAAATAGAGGCCAAACGCCGGGGTTTGGCCAGTCAGGTTTATGCTTTATCCAACGAACAAGCCATCTACAAAGAGCGGGTAAATGTTTTACCCAGGCTGGAGCAACAACAGCGCGAGCTGGAAAGTAAACTACAAGCAGCTCAATCTACCTACTCACTTCTGCTGCAAAAGCTTCAGGAAATCCGGATAGCCGAAAATCAGAATATGGGTAACGCTCGCATTATCCAAACCGCCGTTGTTCCTGAAGAGCCTGTTGCTTCTCGTAAGGCTTTATCCATAGTGACAGGAGTTTTGTTAGGTAGTATGTTTTCTATAGCTACTGCCCTTCTTTTAGAAGCAAATGATAAATCTATCAGAACCGTGGAAGAGGCAAGGGAACTGTTTGGATTTACCTTGCTGGGGGTGATTCCTTACCATAAAAAGGCTAAAAAAATGATCGGAGGCAAACGCGACAGAGAGCAACCTGTACTAGATATTGTTGTGAGAGATGAGCCTGAGAGCCCCACCAGTACAGCTTACCGGATGCTTCATGCCAACCTGAAGTTTCTCAAGGCGAATAAAGATATCAAAATTATTGTGGTGACCAGTTCGGTACCCAAAGAAGGTAAATCTACACTGTGTGCCAATCTCGCTGTGGCTATGGCTCAGCTAGGGCGTCAAGTCTTGCTGGTGGATGCGGATATGCCCCATCCTCTTCAACATCAAATTTGGCAACTTCCCAATCAGGTAGGTCTAAGCAATGTTCTTGTGGGGCAAGCTGAAGCGAAGACAGCAATTAAAGAAGTAATGGTTAACCTGGAGGTTCTTACTTCTGGGGTTATTCCTGCCAACTCGATGGCTCTACTCGACTCCCCAAGCATACCTTCATTGATTGAAAAATTTTCAGCCCATTACGATTTGGTCATCATAGACGCTCCTGCTTTGAATGCTTCTGCTGATGCTCTGATGTTGGGTAAAATGGCTGATGGCATCCTGTTGGCGGTGAGGCTGGGAGTAGTCGATTTGGCTAATGCTACTTTTGCTAAAGAGGTTTTGGAGAAAACAGGTCAAAATGTGATCGGTCAGGCGATCGGTTTCCCAAAGGTCTGA
- a CDS encoding polysaccharide biosynthesis protein: MNKHFLNLVITLKNRKFLIVDIIIFLVTPILALAIRLDEDFRIEPYKDGLIVATILFLAVKLTVFYKSGFYKHYWRYATIDELEDMALLTVGATVLQIVCFSALFSLRIFSIDSLPRSLPLLDGILSFILLGSSRFSIPAIARVRQRNKKFYRRDRVLIVGAGSAGISLAQKMQQSPSLGLYPVAFIDDDPKKLNLNICRLPIVGNRYQIPEIVRSLHICKVIIAMPTVMGREIREIVDICRSVGVATSTLPAINEILNGSLKMNSVRDVQIEDLLRREPIKTEVEKISIFISGKKVLITGAGGSIGSELCRQILKCGPAEMVLIGHGENSVFNIQQELQGVLELLKKEGEIQGEIPRLTALIADIRFSSRLKYVFETYRPDIVFHAAAHKHVPMMELNPPEAITNNVRGTKNLVDMALQYDVQHFVMISTDKAVNPTNIMGASKRIAEMMVLRAAQKSGRRFVVTRFGNVLGSRGSVVPTFKRQIAEGGPITITDPEITRYFMTIPEAVQLVLQAAVLGKGGEVFMFDMGQPVKIVDLAKDLIRLSGYEVGKDIEIEFTGLRPGEKLYEELFIAGEKYDPTQHEKIMTLANASRIVPEIVDFKVDALCAAADKNDCYSIVFLLKQLLPEYKPNRPVDEPVLEDANSTVSIQWRLLHEACRQMQIWQQESPAEKGLKIDVNLSSEQFFQADLGEQLRQILQETQINPSYLRLVIPEDAMVQNPTQATRAYTQLKTLGVQLKLDNWDKVVSSLVSSLIEPSLSTKMNYKESDSSKQDSPTQTIEVAPPMTQIGAKSK, from the coding sequence ATGAATAAACATTTTTTAAATTTGGTAATCACCTTAAAGAATCGCAAATTTTTGATAGTCGATATCATTATTTTCTTAGTCACACCAATATTAGCTTTGGCAATTCGTTTAGATGAAGATTTTAGGATCGAGCCATACAAAGATGGGTTGATAGTGGCAACGATACTGTTTTTAGCGGTAAAACTGACTGTATTTTATAAGTCAGGCTTTTACAAGCATTACTGGCGCTATGCAACTATTGATGAACTTGAGGATATGGCGCTGCTGACAGTGGGGGCGACAGTATTGCAAATTGTGTGTTTCAGCGCCCTTTTTTCTCTGAGAATTTTTTCCATCGATAGCTTACCGCGATCGCTGCCACTGTTGGACGGTATACTTAGTTTTATCCTACTTGGCAGCAGCCGTTTCAGCATTCCTGCGATCGCCAGAGTGAGGCAACGAAATAAGAAATTTTATCGACGCGATCGCGTACTGATCGTCGGTGCAGGCAGTGCAGGCATATCCCTGGCGCAGAAAATGCAGCAGAGTCCCTCGCTAGGTCTTTATCCCGTCGCTTTTATTGACGACGATCCGAAAAAACTAAACTTAAATATTTGCAGACTGCCAATTGTTGGCAATCGCTATCAAATCCCGGAAATAGTTCGCTCCCTGCACATCTGCAAAGTTATTATTGCCATGCCTACCGTTATGGGGAGAGAAATTCGAGAAATCGTAGATATTTGTCGATCAGTTGGAGTTGCAACCAGCACCTTACCCGCCATCAATGAGATCCTGAATGGCAGTCTAAAGATGAACAGCGTTAGAGATGTTCAGATTGAGGATTTGCTCCGTCGCGAACCTATCAAAACCGAAGTCGAAAAAATCTCTATATTTATCAGCGGTAAAAAAGTTCTGATTACAGGAGCGGGCGGATCGATCGGCAGCGAACTTTGTCGGCAAATTTTAAAGTGTGGCCCTGCTGAAATGGTACTGATCGGACACGGAGAAAATTCCGTATTTAATATCCAACAAGAACTACAAGGGGTTTTGGAATTACTCAAAAAGGAAGGAGAAATACAAGGAGAAATTCCCCGTCTGACTGCCTTAATAGCCGATATTCGATTTTCGTCCCGGCTGAAATATGTTTTTGAAACATACAGACCCGATATTGTTTTTCACGCGGCGGCTCACAAGCACGTCCCCATGATGGAATTAAACCCGCCAGAAGCAATCACCAATAACGTCCGGGGTACAAAAAATCTGGTGGATATGGCATTACAATACGATGTCCAGCACTTTGTGATGATCTCCACAGACAAAGCTGTCAATCCTACCAATATTATGGGGGCTAGCAAGCGAATCGCCGAAATGATGGTACTGCGAGCAGCCCAAAAGAGCGGTCGGCGCTTTGTGGTGACTCGTTTTGGCAATGTGTTGGGCAGTCGAGGCAGCGTTGTTCCAACTTTCAAGCGGCAAATTGCGGAAGGTGGTCCAATTACGATTACCGATCCAGAAATCACTCGCTATTTCATGACCATTCCGGAGGCAGTTCAACTCGTTTTGCAGGCAGCAGTCCTCGGAAAGGGTGGTGAAGTATTCATGTTCGATATGGGGCAGCCAGTCAAAATTGTTGACTTGGCAAAAGATTTAATTCGCCTCTCTGGATATGAAGTTGGTAAAGACATTGAGATCGAGTTTACGGGGTTGCGTCCGGGAGAAAAATTGTACGAAGAACTGTTTATTGCCGGAGAGAAGTATGACCCCACCCAACATGAGAAAATCATGACTCTCGCCAATGCCAGTCGCATTGTTCCAGAGATTGTTGATTTTAAGGTCGATGCTCTCTGTGCAGCAGCAGATAAAAACGATTGCTATTCCATTGTCTTTTTGCTTAAGCAGTTATTACCTGAATACAAACCCAATCGACCAGTTGACGAGCCAGTGCTGGAAGATGCAAATTCGACCGTTTCTATTCAATGGCGATTACTCCATGAGGCTTGCCGTCAGATGCAGATTTGGCAGCAGGAATCTCCTGCTGAGAAGGGGTTAAAAATAGATGTGAATCTTTCTAGCGAACAGTTTTTCCAAGCAGACTTAGGCGAGCAGTTACGCCAAATCCTCCAGGAAACTCAAATCAACCCTTCTTATTTGAGACTGGTAATTCCCGAAGATGCGATGGTGCAAAATCCCACCCAGGCTACCCGTGCCTATACCCAACTAAAAACTTTAGGAGTACAGTTGAAACTCGATAACTGGGATAAAGTTGTTTCATCTTTAGTTTCATCTTTAATCGAGCCCTCCCTCTCAACAAAGATGAATTATAAAGAAAGCGATAGTTCAAAGCAGGATAGCCCGACCCAGACAATAGAAGTTGCTCCGCCTATGACGCAGATTGGAGCGAAATCGAAGTGA
- a CDS encoding DUF4832 domain-containing protein, with product MKAVTVCFRHTAQVVTSNKYGKIPKFTVVSIMLMLLASCQPTVATDSARKTTSYESSSEDFPNPERGFFVPFNPLGKYENAPLQLADVDRVRSDRMSLVRRIYTIEEFRNKPIAESFLQKISNDCEIARKSGLKIIIRFSYNWLGGGPDASRERILSHIEQLKPILTANYDVIAYMEAGFIGYWGEWNKSSNGLDNNNEDRKAILFKLLSVFPKERMVAIRYSRHKIDIFNNINNIESREAFNGSYRSRTGFHNDCFLASIDDKGTYKSTIPLIVEAQKTFLNQENRYVVQGGETCQPSEYDDCPNTLNELSRMRWSALNIDNPDAREIVKKWETQGCLPEIKRNLGYRFRLTKTLIPYNVKVGNSLAIELEIINDGWASPYNHRGLEVILRNRGNRKEYYLPVKEDPRRWMPGTTKIVKIEGGIPKTMSPGVYEVLLNLPDPAPRLYNRPEYSIRFANKDVWETATGYNYLLQTVIIDPSAERSNYAGEEFFRVR from the coding sequence ATGAAAGCAGTAACAGTGTGTTTCAGGCATACAGCCCAAGTAGTGACTAGCAATAAATATGGTAAAATACCTAAGTTTACGGTGGTTTCTATAATGCTGATGTTGCTTGCATCATGCCAACCCACTGTTGCTACGGATTCGGCTCGGAAAACTACATCCTACGAAAGCAGTTCGGAAGATTTTCCCAATCCTGAAAGAGGCTTTTTTGTGCCGTTTAACCCGCTTGGTAAATATGAAAATGCTCCCTTACAGCTTGCCGATGTAGATCGAGTCAGAAGCGATCGTATGAGCTTAGTTCGGCGGATTTATACGATTGAAGAATTTCGGAATAAACCTATTGCTGAATCCTTTCTTCAGAAAATATCAAATGATTGCGAAATAGCCAGAAAATCTGGCCTAAAAATTATTATCAGGTTTTCATATAATTGGCTGGGAGGTGGGCCAGACGCTTCGCGAGAGAGAATACTTTCCCATATCGAACAGTTAAAACCGATATTGACAGCAAACTACGATGTTATCGCTTATATGGAAGCAGGTTTTATTGGCTACTGGGGAGAGTGGAATAAATCATCAAATGGTTTGGACAATAATAATGAAGATCGCAAAGCAATTCTGTTTAAACTTTTATCTGTGTTCCCAAAGGAACGTATGGTAGCTATCAGGTATTCCCGCCATAAAATAGATATTTTTAATAATATAAATAACATTGAATCGCGAGAAGCATTTAATGGTAGCTATCGCTCTCGAACAGGGTTTCATAACGATTGTTTTTTGGCTAGTATTGATGATAAAGGTACTTATAAAAGTACCATTCCTCTGATTGTCGAAGCTCAAAAAACCTTTTTAAATCAAGAAAATCGATATGTAGTTCAGGGGGGCGAAACCTGCCAACCTAGTGAATATGATGATTGTCCTAACACTTTAAATGAACTATCACGAATGCGTTGGAGCGCATTAAACATTGACAACCCCGATGCCAGAGAAATTGTAAAAAAATGGGAAACCCAAGGCTGTTTACCAGAAATAAAACGTAACTTAGGATATCGGTTTCGACTAACAAAAACATTAATCCCTTATAATGTAAAAGTTGGCAACAGTTTGGCAATAGAATTAGAAATTATTAATGATGGATGGGCTAGCCCATACAACCATCGAGGACTGGAAGTTATTTTACGTAATCGTGGAAACCGTAAGGAGTACTATTTACCAGTTAAAGAAGATCCCCGAAGATGGATGCCCGGTACTACTAAAATTGTCAAGATTGAAGGCGGTATTCCTAAAACTATGTCACCCGGAGTATATGAAGTATTATTAAATCTACCCGATCCCGCCCCCAGATTATATAATCGTCCAGAATATTCAATAAGATTTGCTAACAAAGATGTTTGGGAAACAGCCACAGGATATAATTATTTATTACAAACTGTTATAATTGATCCCAGTGCAGAAAGATCTAATTATGCAGGAGAAGAATTTTTTAGGGTTCGCTAG